The Desulfobotulus mexicanus genome has a segment encoding these proteins:
- a CDS encoding DUF169 domain-containing protein, producing the protein MESTIARAIHLTSSPVALLLSDEKPENALQFKEGKWGCVMLMFANAVKGKTAVFTRRTYGCWGGGVGLGFGNAYEDFPGGQDCFTYFLSSGNSQWDKGKEVGAFLESVAGKAFTEDFLNGEAYRETPELVRDFIENLPITDVEKEYVILKPLSEVNPATETPETIIFPVTADQVSALTTLANYARQGIENVFVPWAAGCQTIGILPLKEGKSHQPRAIIGLTDLSARKFVRTLLGKDILSFALPWTMFLEMEKKVPGSFLEKPTWQSLLES; encoded by the coding sequence ATGGAATCCACAATCGCCCGTGCCATCCACCTGACATCCAGCCCAGTTGCCCTGCTTCTCTCCGATGAAAAACCGGAAAATGCCCTGCAGTTTAAAGAGGGAAAATGGGGCTGTGTTATGTTGATGTTTGCCAATGCGGTGAAAGGAAAAACAGCCGTTTTTACCCGTAGAACCTATGGCTGCTGGGGTGGTGGCGTGGGTCTTGGCTTTGGCAATGCTTACGAGGATTTTCCCGGAGGGCAGGACTGCTTCACCTACTTTCTTTCTTCGGGCAACAGCCAGTGGGACAAGGGAAAAGAAGTCGGTGCTTTTCTGGAAAGCGTTGCAGGAAAAGCATTTACGGAAGATTTTCTCAATGGAGAAGCCTACCGGGAAACTCCTGAACTTGTTAGAGACTTCATAGAGAATCTTCCCATCACTGATGTAGAAAAAGAATACGTAATTTTAAAACCCCTTTCCGAAGTAAATCCTGCCACAGAAACTCCTGAAACCATTATTTTTCCCGTTACTGCGGATCAGGTTTCCGCCCTTACCACCCTGGCCAATTATGCCAGACAGGGTATAGAAAACGTATTTGTTCCATGGGCTGCGGGATGCCAGACCATAGGTATTCTGCCACTTAAAGAAGGAAAATCCCATCAGCCGAGAGCAATTATTGGCCTGACAGATCTCTCCGCAAGAAAATTTGTCCGCACCCTTCTTGGTAAAGACATTCTCTCCTTTGCCCTTCCCTGGACCATGTTTCTTGAAATGGAAAAAAAAGTTCCCGGCAGTTTTCTTGAAAAACCCACATGGCAGTCGCTTCTGGAGTCCTGA
- a CDS encoding SLC13 family permease, which produces MAVSPYVLLRIIRDNWLLVMLTSVLIMLMWGRPEKALELDNFVHWPTIAALAGLMILSRGLEDSGMLARAGHLLLRWVYGQRRLACVLVLFSALLSAIVTNDVALFIVVPLTLALRTVTPLPIGRMVIFEAFAVNAGSAISPVGNPQNLFLWQASEAGFIEFLFAMMPLSAMLLLLVLILIPFAFPAMPIESADLGDSRPVKLPMAVVSLLFYPVFLFMLEQGWALSALGLITLVYLVCWRGVLRGVDWLLLMVFVLMFMVTGLLASLPWMHGAAGLAAMLPGGIFTSAMLLSQGISNVPATLFLHHFTHDWQLLAWGANVGGFGLAIGSMANLIALRLARNYKLWWAFHFWSLPLLIMGWLAGVILLRWPLHFL; this is translated from the coding sequence ATGGCAGTGAGCCCTTATGTTCTTTTGAGGATTATCAGGGATAACTGGCTTCTGGTTATGCTCACTTCTGTGCTTATTATGCTGATGTGGGGGCGTCCTGAAAAAGCGCTGGAGCTGGATAACTTTGTACACTGGCCAACCATTGCGGCCCTTGCAGGCCTGATGATTCTCAGCCGGGGGCTGGAAGACAGCGGTATGCTGGCCAGAGCAGGCCATCTTCTTCTGCGCTGGGTTTACGGTCAGCGGCGGCTGGCCTGTGTGCTGGTTTTGTTTTCTGCCCTGCTGTCTGCCATTGTCACCAATGATGTGGCGCTCTTCATTGTGGTTCCCCTTACACTGGCCCTGCGGACCGTAACGCCGCTTCCCATTGGCCGCATGGTTATCTTTGAAGCCTTTGCCGTGAATGCGGGTTCTGCCATCAGTCCTGTGGGTAATCCCCAGAATCTTTTTCTTTGGCAGGCTTCGGAAGCTGGTTTCATTGAATTTCTTTTTGCAATGATGCCCCTGAGTGCCATGCTTCTGCTGCTGGTTCTGATTCTGATTCCCTTTGCCTTTCCTGCAATGCCCATTGAGTCCGCAGACCTTGGTGATTCCCGGCCCGTTAAATTACCCATGGCTGTTGTTTCCCTTTTATTTTATCCTGTTTTTCTTTTCATGCTGGAGCAGGGCTGGGCACTGAGTGCTCTGGGGCTTATCACTCTTGTGTATCTTGTCTGCTGGCGCGGTGTGCTGCGGGGGGTGGACTGGCTGCTGCTGATGGTATTTGTGCTGATGTTCATGGTGACTGGCCTTCTGGCCTCTTTGCCATGGATGCATGGTGCTGCCGGGCTGGCGGCAATGTTGCCGGGCGGTATTTTCACATCCGCCATGCTGCTTTCTCAGGGGATTTCCAATGTGCCAGCGACCCTTTTTCTCCACCATTTTACCCATGACTGGCAGCTTCTTGCATGGGGAGCCAATGTTGGAGGATTCGGTCTGGCCATAGGGTCCATGGCCAACCTCATTGCCCTGCGGCTGGCCAGAAACTACAAGCTATGGTGGGCCTTTCATTTCTGGTCCCTTCCGCTTCTGATCATGGGCTGGCTTGCGGGCGTGATTTTATTAAGATGGCCCCTTCACTTTTTATAA